The genomic interval AGAATATTGGAAGCCACATGAGGGggatattaaaatttaaaacttgattaatatttaaataaagagAAGAAGATATTGAGAAAGTGGAAGCAAATACCTTACACGTAGGTTATCGATAAGAAGAACACACGTGTATGCATGTAAAACCAAACTCAAATAAATGAGATATTTGCAAAAAACTACTCAGCAACAAGGAAACACACAAATGTACCTTTCAATACCTAAATAATTGAAGGATCACAATCATATAATCAATCAttcctactttttttttttcagtgcGAACTACTCATTAGTGCCCATTTCCTCTAatactaattttttaatatatatatataattactttGTTTTAGGTTAGTCatcattataattataattataataagtaTAGAAGATCTCAATCAACTAAAGATACCAACATTTTATACTAtgtaaattttatcttataaactgattttataaggttaagtaaaatttaaaatttatattttaataataagtatTAATATAATTGTAGGTTATGGGTCGATCTCGTAATTAGAAGAAAAAGACTCGTGTTCTAACTTGGAAAGTTAATGAAAGATCTCGTCTTTACGTTAAAGATATTGAAAGTTATGATTTGCAAATATGAAAGATAACGGTGTTAATGTACACAATAaagaataggaaaaaaaaaatccaatataaagagaaaaaaaagtcaaaCAATAGGTAACAATTCTCTAGGTAAGAAACCGTTCTCTTAACTAGAACAATAATCTTTTAACTAGAACAATAgtctattttaatataatacaaaAGCTATAGTTTTAACAATAACTTTGATTGATTGATCATCTATTTAGTCTTTAtagatattattaattttgaaaaaacaattaaGAGGTTTTAAATTcacaaaacaaaaagaaagtgAAGGATAAAAGTCTTCTTTTAAAGATAATTGCATATTAACATTAATTTCTCATTAATAAATAGCGATGATAATTATTAGaaatataatatgataatatttGTTATCTTGAATCGAATATTCCCCTGGTGTTTAATTTATGTGCATTAGTTTTGGAtattattaaggaaataaaaaatgaataatggAGGAAAGACTTGGTCAATAAAGATTTTTGGTGTAAGAAAAGTTGGAACGAGTCAATGGCATGATTTGAGGTCGTTTTCCTCTACAGAATCACTTCCCACCATAAGCACCAGCCGACACAACATTCCACACAATCCAAATTCCACACTTTTtttcttaacattttttttctttttccttcttaTGTCAAAACAAgatattttcattaattaaaataaaaaaaatgagtgcATGAATattgaaacaaaaatatttgaatgtaatttaaccttttttaatattttttatttattttatctcgTAGATGTTAAACTTGTgtgcatataaaaaaaaattgtaatctttttaagaaaattttgtTGTATTATAACTTATTTGGAGATGATTTTGATAGGAAAAGAGCCAATTTTAGTAAGGATAAGATAAATTGTTTAAGTATTTAATGGATGaatatcttttatatgttcGTCACAACTAAGTTAGTTTTAACACTCAACTAAAacgttataaaataaaattagaaaaggaCAAAAAAACACTTGAATTAGAAATATATGTATTATTGATGAGATTGAATGCTCTAACTTGTTATCCTTATAAATAGAAAGTGTGAAATTTAGATTTTGCTTACCTTTTGTAGAAAGATATGGTTGTAAAATTGAGTTACgcttaaaacttattttttaatatgatattagagtTATCTAGAGTCTATCTTAACAaaagtttgttggacttatcaagTCACTCACTGTTGTATCGGACCAcctataatatatagtctcacacacAAGTTTATAGGTCTCCGTGTGAGAAAGATGTGTTTGAAGATAAAAcatcaacaaaaacaaaaaaacatttcataatatatgaataaaaacataaccttataaaattatatttaaaatccaCTGATTCTGTtaatctaatttagtcaatataataattaatattttttagagtCTGTtaatctaatttagtcaatataataattaatatttttttagagtCTGTtaatctaatttagtcaatataataattaatattttttatctctaaatttgagAATTTTTTTCTGTAGTGTatgatgtaaaaaaattataattaattatcagtatgattttgaattgaaagtaaAAAGATGTATTGATTGaattttttagaattaaaaaattagacATAAAATGAGTTGACAAGggtttattgattttttttttaaaaaaaagtaaatgaaagaaaaaaaaatatataaaacgagtcttttaaaatattattttccttaattaagttttaatacttaataaatttaaatatttttaatttatttttcattaaaaaaaaataaaaagggttGACGAAGGCCTTAATTAATGATAACAATTTCTTGCAAAAGGACCATTAATGGATGCTGACACTGTTATCAGTCACTATACTTTAGTTTTCCACTTGGCCACGTGCTGCCCAACAAGGCCAAATACACCACTTTCcctaatttttatatttataattttttatataattattttgtgaaaaaaaaaaggttgataaggaaatatattattataaaaaagtgagtcatgtaattaaaaaaaatgctaaTTTAAAAGTTAACACAGAGTATTGTGtgctgtcaagaaaattattttaattaaaaatgttttaggAAATGTGTTATAGAATAAAGAGTTTGTCCCTTCAATTTAGGATCATGTCCATAATAGATCCATTAGAGacagttttaaatatttatggtgtgtttcaattgaaaattttaaataatttaatttgatttaaaactttaaaaaatgttgtattaGAACATGTTGTTTtaggtagttttttttttaataatacatgATTTATCCTTCACtgcaataaataattaaataataattaaattcaaaataataataattaattaccatattaattaaattaaatatattttaaaaattacaaaattatttgtatataaaacagttttctattattaataaaagtttatataataattcttatattgatatctaaattagttatcaaaattttagttactaatattttaaattttaaattattttctaaaaattaatagagattgatttgaaatattaaataataaataattaaaatttcttttatatatcaatttaaaaattattttatatttttttattgataataaaaagtaatttaaatataaagaaataattaaaattatagaatttagatttatatatataagaacACTTTtatctcaaaaaaaaaaaaagtttcaacTTTCAAAAAAATACACGAATTCAATTTGTATGGATTTTTATTGAGGACACCCATATTAAAAAGTATGATTAAatcaagtttttttaaaaaatacatgattAAAGAATGATAAAGTCAAGTATTAAAAGAAATAAGTcaatttctaaaaattaaaattgaaataacaacatttttttttagtttccaaAATTAGTTAAACCAGtttaaaatgcataaaaaaaattaaaccctctTGTAATAATTTGATTTCCttaatttaaagtttaaaaatacCCTAAACAAAAAAGTTAGTTAGTTAAAAGTGGGATACTTTACAAATAGTCCAAACATTAAAAAagtaacaacttttttttagtgGCAATCTTCATAAAGTTGTTTAGAGTCAACACTCATCTTTCACATTATTGcaaaatgatattattatatattagaattactacataaataaatttttttggttgactttaacttttaaaattattttaatcctttgttttattttagttagtttTATAGTTATCTGCTTTTATTATGCATTTtcaaagtttttaaatttaattttatgataaattaGTTGAAATCTAACTTGTGTGCATCCCTAGTCAATAAATTTGAtggtaaaaataaattaaaactaaaaaaaatgaaagattaaattaaaagaatataaaaaaaggcTTCCATTGACATTCACAGGAACAGTCCAAATGAGAATAGTATGGTCTAGCAAACTTATGttcttgttttaattaatttaaattcatacttaaattaacatatattttgCTTTGATTTGGTCAAATCTTATGTAATTCAGTTTTCAAATGTTTTGaattatcttaaaatattaaacagtTATAAATTTTTGGAATACTATTTTATATGTAAGCCATTCAATccaaaactaaaagagaaaaaaaagtgacttaaataaaacatatatttctcataataattatgaaaataaaaaatattattaaacataaaaaaataattacaaaaaaataatttatataattttatcatacgtagttattattattattgctagttaattcaattttaattttttttggaataaaataataagactTTGTATACATTATAAAAAGAGAATCTCCTTAAccatattatagataaatataattaaaaaggaaatattataatgattattaaaataaaactattttaatttttattaattttaaaatgtcatgattatatattatttgaagataactatttattattacagataattttataattgtttttaaaataaaataataaattttttagatattaattttataaagtgGTATCAAActtaactcaactttataataATGCTTTACAATGAAATTATACCTTCTCATACCTACATTTTGACAGTGAGTTAGTGATATGATAGATAACAACAAactataatcaaaataaattgataTCGTATGAAAAAGTGGAGTTAAAGTCTAATTCTTagtttaaaaagtaaaatttacacacacttatatactaaaaaatatttttataaaaaatataaatttatttactatCTTAGTATtaatgttgaaaaaaaaatgagtttatGAAAAGATTTTGTGCATGAGAGGATATAGATGATAGTTAGAATAGAAATGGAATCTTGATGAGCATTATTAcctcaataattaaaaaataaatgaagacTCAACTGAGTTGTCATTGAATATAAGAAAGGCTGAGTTTGAATTGAACACAAGTTAAATCAAAGAaaccattattattattaattcattaAACAAAACGCCCCATCGTCAATTTCACACTTTTTCTGCATAAAACTATGGATTTTGGACCCATCTTTCTGTTCTCATGTGatctttcttcttctcattttgAAAATTCTACCTGTGAACACACATCAACAAACTACAACTTGTTCCTACTCTTCTAACTAAGTTCTCtacaaccatttttttttttactcttaaTAATTGTCATAACAATCTTCTTAGACTGCTATATAACAATAATGGTTTAAAATTAGATATCGATTAGGGACTATTTCGATAATCTATATATAATTCTAACTTAACTTATTCAGCACTTATTATGAAATTGAAATGaatgataatttatatattatttcttttttattcttatcTAGTTTATTCAAAAGTTGAAGTGaatgataatttatatattatttattctttattctcATTTAGACGTTTGTTAAGGATAAAATCggaacataatttttaaaatagacaATACTTTGAATGCGGTTGTAACATTATGTGCACTAagtatgttttagtttttttagcagaaaattgtttttttcaTGCGTGGTTCAAAaaattttgttctttatttttataatcataataaaaattgatacaataagtttgagtttttaaaaaattaatgtatattttttttaaaattgtgttaaaccGTGTTAGAATtgttaaaattttaacaaatatttttttaaatagacaCTTCACCGATACTTACGAATAGTATCAATGTTCGATATATGTGTTCGACATAGACACACTATTTAAAAGACGTGTCCGAACCTCATATACTCCTTTCTCTTCCAACTCACCGAGACTTTTAAGGATAAACTGTGATTTGATGGAACGCTGATCATATCGTTTATcattgaattattattatttttgttcaatTTCATCAGttgaataaaatttgtaaaatagtaaaatataaaaaaaaagtgtttgatTGATATGATGATGCATTCAGTGGACGGTGATTCAGGGTCTCATTTTGATGTCTACAGCAGAAAccagaaaagaaaaatcaactGAGGAAAAAGGCCATGCAATTCCACGAAACTTCTAACAACAAATTGACAATCATTTTGTTTTGCAATTCCTTGATGTGTTGCAGTAACGTTTTGTATTATCCAAATTCTCAATCCACTCAAATCTTCTTACAAAACCACCCTCCATAACCACACACACCACACACTTTTCATAACTACCATTAACGCACTTCAACCTTTTTCAGAGAAAACCTCACACAGTGGCACGCTCTTCTTCACTCCCAcccctttctctctctctctcaaaccTTCATTAATATCTTCGGTGAGTTAGAAACAAACCAGGACTCGTGGCCGTTGGGGGCACCATTAATGCACTATCCATTTTCTTCGCACCCATTTAATGTTTAGTTGCAAAAGGCTCACCTTTGCTTCGGAACCATCACCCCTTTTGGTCATGTAAAACACACCGCAGCATTACACAAACATACAACCTTAAACATGCCAAAGCCTTGTTCCATCCACGCTCGTGCGagggaataaaaaaacagagacATTTTCCCCGATTGAAACATTGATGGATCCCTTTTGTGGGCTGTGTCGGAGTTCAGAAGATACAGCGGAACAACATCGTGTGCAGGTAAACAAACAAAAgtgaaaaagtaaataaaattctGGGTTGTTTGTAGAATTTGCTGAATTGAACTAACCTGGTGCATGCATGATGCAGACGAAGTAAAGTAGTTCAACTGGTACAGGTCAAGTAGCAGTCCCGAATTCAAGTTCTGGTATTCCACTGTGTTCTGCCTTAAACACCCAGAAGGAGAACTTTTGCAGTGATATTAGTTCTAGTCGAGTGGAGCAGAATTTTTACTGTAGAGGATATTTGTGAAATAAAGAAGGGAATTTGAGTTTTGGGATTCATGGGAATGGGGGCAATTGCAGAGAGTGTGGTTTCAGTGTTGTTGTTAATGTTTGGGTTAACAATGGGAATGGGTTTGAGTTCGAGACCGGAATGGGTCGCGTTAAGGGAGCTTCGATCGTCGTTGGGGATTAGGGCAAAGTATTGGCCCATAAAAGCAGAACCGTGCAGGAACTGGACCGGAGTTCAGTGCCGGAAAGGTCGAGTTGTGGGTTTAAACTTGTCCGGTTTGAGGAGAACCCGGTTGGGTAGCGTTAACCCAAGTTTTGAAGTGGGTTCTCTTGTGAATTTGACACTGTTAGAATCGTTTAATGCTTCTGGGTTTGTGCTTAATGGGTCTATTCCTGAGTGGTTGGGTGGGAGACTGAGGGTGTTGGATGTTCTTGACCTTAGGTTTTGTTCTATAACGGGTTGGATTCCTTATTCAATTGGGAAGTTGAGTGTGTTGAAGGTTTTGGTGCTTTCAGGGAATTTTCTCACTGGTAGAATGCCTTCAACGCTTGGGAACCTCACAAGGTTGTCTGTTCTTGATCTCTCTGCTAACTCTCTTTCAGGCTATGTGCCTGCTTCTGTGTCTAAACTTGGGAATCTCACAAGGCTTGATCTTTCTGGCAATTATTTTTCTGGGTCTGTTCCACCTGAACTGGGTGCACTTTCGAGTCTTCAAAAGTTGAACCTTTCTGGGAATTCTTTTACTGGGTCGATTCCCTCTCAACTGGGTAACCTTTTTGAGTTGGTTGAGGTTGATCTTAGTATGAATTTTCTGTCGGGTTCGTTTCCAGGTGATTTGTTTTTCTCTCGGCTCTTGGCCCTCGAGGTTCTCATTCTCAGAGGGAATTCGTTTGATGGCGTTCTTCATGATAATCTTAGGCTAACGCCCAGGTTGAGCTTTCTTGATGTGTCCAGTAACAACCTCACTGGGACACTGCCAAATTTCACAAGTTGGAATGTTAGCTCTGCTGGTGCTGTGTTCAATTTGTCAAACAATTTGTTCTATGGAGATCTGAACACTTCACTGTACATGTTTAAAACAATTGATTTGTCAAGTAATTATTTGGAAGGTGAGGTGCAAGGTGGTGGTAACGTTATTCTAGATAGAAATTGCCTACAGATGGCTCCAAACCAGAGGAATTTGGAAGAGTGTAAAGAATTTTATGTTGCAAGAAATTTAACCTCTGCATTCCTAGAATCTAAGTCCAGGAGCAGCAGAAGGGTGGTATTCATACTGGTAGGAATATTTGGGGGGCTTGCCTTTATTGCTGTGCTGACATTGGTCCTCGTGCTGGTTCTAAAACAACGTCACAATCGTAGAAGCTTGGAAGTTCAAAGGGGGACCAAAGAAGAGGGACCTGTTCAGGAAGGGGAAAGCCCTATACCTCCTAAGGATGCTGATTTTGTGACTGGCGTGGGAGAAGCATTTAGTTCTGAGAAAATTATCCATTTAACTGGCAATTTTGCTGAAGCGAATATCATAAAGCATGGCCATTCTGGGGTCCTCTTCTTGGGAGTCATGGAAGGTGGAGCAACTGTGGTTGTCAAAAGGATAGATTTGAGTTTATTTAAGAGAGAATCATACATCGTGGAATTGGGACTATTAAGTAAGGTTTCACATGCAAGATTTGTCCCAATCCTGGGCCACTGCTTGGACAATGAGAATGAGAAATGTATAGTTTACAAGTACATGCCAAATAGAGATTTGGCTACTTCTTTGCACAGAGTCAACGAGTCAGATGGTAAATTGCAGTCCCTGGATTGGATCACGAGATTGAAAATTGCAATAGGAGCTGCTGAAGGCCTAGCTTACCTACATGAGTGCAGCCCTCCCCTTGTCCACAGGTAATGCCAAAAGCATTATAGATTGTTAGTGTTCTCTCACTATGGTTATGGTTATAAGAATATGATCACGCCACTAAATAGAATTTGTCTGCAAAATTTGATTGAGTTTATGTTGTCAAAAAAAGCTATGCTGGATTCTCATTTCTTTAGCATGGTGCCCTTTTGATTTTAGAATGATATACTTCTATGTTAGAAATGGAACTTCTAAGTTGACTGATGTATTGACATAAAAGTTGACTTATTGTTTTTTTCATAGGCATAAAGCTAACACTCAAACGTTTATGtagttatattttatattacaatTGCGTTGCATTGAGTTGTTACCATTGCCCTTGTTAACAATGAGTGAAGTTAGGAGGTGTGAAAGAACTTTTGTAGTTCTGCAAATTACTAAAATTACACTCTTGATTTTTGAAGGGATGTCCAATCTAGCAGTATACTTCTTGATGATAAATTTGAAGTGCGACTTGGAAGTTTGAGCCAGGTTACCGCCCAAGGAGATCTTCAACAGGGAGTCATCTCAAGGGTTTTCAGCAAGCCACCGTAAGTTTTTGAATTGATGGAGCATAACTGTTTTATAATGAATGAAAATCAAAGAGATATTGTTAAAGGGGTATAGGTATAGGTCAGTTGGTTGAGCAGAAGTGTTAAATTCGtatggataaaaaaattcaaagagaTGCTGTGATGATTTATAAACATACTGAAGCTTTTAATGGCCAGAAAAATGATTTGATCATACCTATGATTAGTATGTTTGTTGCTTTGTCTTGGGCATTTGACCTATTTAATTTAACtttgcatatcttcttaagtgACCGAAAATTGATGTCTCTAATTGATtgatttgtaaataaaaaagattGCATTCTGTTGATAAGGATGCTTCTTGTAATCAAGGGACACAAAACACAAGCAAGCTCACAGAGTTATCACTGATTGCTGATTTTCTTGATATTAAAATTCATTCTCTTGTTCATATTTGTATCCAGAAAAGGTTGTAACTAACTTGATTTTCTTGTGATTTTGCAGACCTTCTAGTGAAGGCGATCCTGGTGAGTAAAATTGGTTTAGCAATGACTATTTAGTTTTTTATCAGATTGTTGATCCATTCATATTAAGCCAGAAACTTTGTCATGTTTTGAAATAACtgtaaaaagtaaattatttcAACAATTGATTATAATCAACATTTGAATGCAgcaaaaattagtatttatataagaaaaagaatatatatacacacacatataaaGATGGAACAAAAACTGTTGAAAAATAATCATAACTCACAAATCTTTAGATTcataaaatcagttttttctgataaaaacaACTCATTAGAAATTTGAGCTATTATTTCAAGCATGTTGGCTTTAAGATTCATGGTCCTTTTGTTGTTTAAAACTGCTGCAAGAGAAATccttaacattttattttcatgGTGTGCAAATGAACAGGTAAATCATCAGTGACATGCACCTACGACGTGTACTGTTTCGGGAAGATTTTACTGGAACTCATCACCGGTAACATTGAAGTGAGCAAGTCAGATGATGGCACTTCAAAAGAGTGGTTAGATCAAACCTTGCCTTACATCACTCTGTATGATAAAGAACGAGtgactaagattgttgatccaCAATTGATTGTGGATGAGGACCTATTGGAAGAAGTATGGGCCATGGCAATTGTGGCTCATGCATGCTTGAATCCCAAGCCTTCCAAACGTCCTCCCATGAGACATGTCCTGAAAGCATTGGAAAATCCATTGAAGATTGTGAGAGAAGAAAATGTTAGCTCAGCAAGGTTGAGAACAAACTCTTCTAGGAAATCTTGGAGCACTGCATTCTTTGGTAGCTGGAGACACAGCTCATCAGACAGTGTTGTGGCCATAACACATACAAACAAAGAGAGTACCAGTGACACTAAAAAATCAAGAGTAGGTTCTCAAAGCAGTGGAAATGATCACTCATCTTCCAATAAAAGGTCATCCAATGAAATTTTCCCTGAACCATTGGACATGCAAGATGTGGAGAGTGGAGGGGCAAGATAAGCACTTGTGAAAGATTTGGTTATTCTTTAGTCTGTGAGGTTTTTTTACCACTTTTTCAGATAATTGGTGGTGCCATAGCAGTTGCTTGTGAAAGTCACTACCCAGCATCCATTATGGTCCATTTTGAATCAATGGAAAACCTTGATTCTGCCAGTGATAGCTTTTGCTTTCTGAAGCTCAGATTAAGAGGTCTTGTTGAAATGTCTGGTATATGAGAGCTCCAAAAAACTGAATATTTTTTACTCATTCAAACAGCCCTCCTTTTTAGGCAAAGAATTGTGTGAAAAAATGTAAGATAATGAGAGG from Phaseolus vulgaris cultivar G19833 chromosome 1, P. vulgaris v2.0, whole genome shotgun sequence carries:
- the LOC137816413 gene encoding probable LRR receptor-like serine/threonine-protein kinase At2g16250, coding for MGMGAIAESVVSVLLLMFGLTMGMGLSSRPEWVALRELRSSLGIRAKYWPIKAEPCRNWTGVQCRKGRVVGLNLSGLRRTRLGSVNPSFEVGSLVNLTLLESFNASGFVLNGSIPEWLGGRLRVLDVLDLRFCSITGWIPYSIGKLSVLKVLVLSGNFLTGRMPSTLGNLTRLSVLDLSANSLSGYVPASVSKLGNLTRLDLSGNYFSGSVPPELGALSSLQKLNLSGNSFTGSIPSQLGNLFELVEVDLSMNFLSGSFPGDLFFSRLLALEVLILRGNSFDGVLHDNLRLTPRLSFLDVSSNNLTGTLPNFTSWNVSSAGAVFNLSNNLFYGDLNTSLYMFKTIDLSSNYLEGEVQGGGNVILDRNCLQMAPNQRNLEECKEFYVARNLTSAFLESKSRSSRRVVFILVGIFGGLAFIAVLTLVLVLVLKQRHNRRSLEVQRGTKEEGPVQEGESPIPPKDADFVTGVGEAFSSEKIIHLTGNFAEANIIKHGHSGVLFLGVMEGGATVVVKRIDLSLFKRESYIVELGLLSKVSHARFVPILGHCLDNENEKCIVYKYMPNRDLATSLHRVNESDGKLQSLDWITRLKIAIGAAEGLAYLHECSPPLVHRDVQSSSILLDDKFEVRLGSLSQVTAQGDLQQGVISRVFSKPPPSSEGDPGKSSVTCTYDVYCFGKILLELITGNIEVSKSDDGTSKEWLDQTLPYITLYDKERVTKIVDPQLIVDEDLLEEVWAMAIVAHACLNPKPSKRPPMRHVLKALENPLKIVREENVSSARLRTNSSRKSWSTAFFGSWRHSSSDSVVAITHTNKESTSDTKKSRVGSQSSGNDHSSSNKRSSNEIFPEPLDMQDVESGGAR